From Epinephelus lanceolatus isolate andai-2023 chromosome 12, ASM4190304v1, whole genome shotgun sequence, the proteins below share one genomic window:
- the LOC117272169 gene encoding uncharacterized protein LOC117272169: MGNMQCPAEDAALLASVARDICPFPNFNPNPLFVNMLSVNYSLHVRKHYTAVQSSLTPKQLEDFTQNLRTTFGREGKVTLGGVGVVALSLAMLFDTLARQARGEWVPDSGPIPGLFLKNVRGYYPPHVYTVSEYLRLVPYIANNPTRMKKESQRYLKQLKIDDQLLDKIYGENNTFPEMDETTVLNVVLGKFFAGSLKLHLHRIRNTTAKEVFRSDRLPSADIIYNLNCDPETANKDFFDKMQKSVIRTREAFKSCKSRSDLLYIAKLEFIDASFLPFHASEYRSTASMIVHREDFDLKADALRKWVT, from the exons ATGGGGAACATGCAATGCCCTGCTGAGGACGCAGCCCTCCTGGCCTCTGTTGCTCGAGACATCTGCCCTTTTCCAAACTTCAACCCCAATCCTCTTTTCGTCAACATGCTGTCCGTCAACTATTCACTTCATGTGAGGAAGCACTACACGGCAGTGCAGTCCTCCCTGACACCCAAGCAGCTGGAGGACTTCACCCAGAACCTGAGGACCACTTTTGGCAGGGAGGGCAAGGTCACTCTCGGTGGGGTAGGGGTAGTGGCTCTGTCACTGGCTATGCTGTTTGACACTCTTGCCAGACAGGCCAGAGGAGAGTGGGTGCCAGACTCAGGGCCGATTCCTGGTTTATTTCTCAAAAATGTGAGAGGGTACTACCCACCACATGTCTACACAGTCAGTGAGTACCTGAGGCTCGTACCCTACATTGCAAACAACCCCACCAGGATGAAAAAGGAATCACAGAG GTACCTCAAGCAGTTAAAAATTGATGACCAATTGTTGGACAAAATTTATGgagaaaacaacacatttcCAGAAATGGATGAAACAACAGTACTCAATGTGGTTCTGGGAAAGTTTTTTGCAGGCAGTTTGAAGCTTCACCTCCACCGCATCAGAAACACTACAGCTAAAGAGGTGTTCAGATCTGATAGGCTACCATCAGCTGATATTATCTATAATCTCAACTGTGACCCAGAAACAGCCAACAAAGatttttttgacaaaatgcaaaaatctgTAATTCGTACCCGAGAAGCTTTTAAAAGCTGCAAGTCAAGAAGTGACCTGCTATACATTGCCAAGCTAGAATTCATAGATGCCAGTTTCCTCCCCTTCCATGCAAGTGAATATAGGAGTACTGCTTCAATGATTGTCCATAGAGAAGATTTTGACCTGAAGGCCGATGCACTCAGAAAATGGGTAACGTAG
- the LOC117271692 gene encoding neuropilin and tolloid-like protein 1 has protein sequence MVHKLLLLIALAASLISPELPGASATKTKAQVKNNSGVTPAGQCGTWVKEPDGGFFTSPNYPEKYPPERECVYIIEASPRQCIDLFFDEKYSIEPSWECKFDHIEVRDGPFGFSPIIGRFCGQESPAYVRSSGRYLYIKFVADGELEAIGFSARYNFTQDPEFQGLGELPALPFCEFELSGPEGFVESTQISGEGRALLTEAVDCRWYIKAPPRSRIYMRFLEYEMHNSNECKRNFVAIYDGSSSVEHLKNKFCSTVANDVMLVSSVGVVRLWADEGSRKSKFRILFTTFHEPPCEGETFFCHSNMCINHTLVCNGIQNCVYPWDENHCKEKRKASILDTLDNTNLTIIGVTCGLVVILLIISVIIQIKQPRKKYIIRRDDFDPALLHPGFEPPHYELCTLRRAPSGDLTDAALAEDFEKFHKLQRSSSKCIRDHHCGSYQGSVHGSVHGSRSNLSMRDATIAADGGALVPPLPPVMVSQQSPRLSHHTTPAGRRSILVMKHSYSQDGAEGYRAEVDDDLMRDDGPTTSQHHMHHHQIHHGTPGLDHAVHRTLSNDF, from the exons ATGGTGCACAAACTTCTGCTGCTCATCG ctTTAGCAGCAAGCCTCATCTCACCTGAGCTGCCAGGTGCCTCAGCCACCAAAACAAAAGCTCAAG TGAAGAATAACTCAGGTGTGACACCAGCTGGGCAGTGTGGGACCTGGGTGAAGGAGCCTGATGGAGGATTTTTCACCTCACCCAACTACCCTGAGAAATACCCGCCAGAGAGGGAATGTGTCTACATTATAGAAG CCTCCCCTCGACAGTGCATCGACTTGTTCTTCGATGAAAAGTATTCCATCGAGCCTTCCTGGGAGTGCAAGTTTGACCACATTGAGGTCCGCGATGGGCCCTTTGGTTTCTCGCCCATCATTGGTCGCTTCTGTGGGCAGGAAAGCCCAGCATATGTCCGCTCCAGTGGGAGGTACCTGTACATCAAGTTTGTTGCTGATGGTGAACTGGAGGCCATTGGTTTCTCTGCCCGGTATAACTTCACACAAG ATCCAGAGTTCCAAGGGCTTGGGGAACTGCCAGCTCTGCCAT TTTGTGAGTTTGAGCTGAGCGGTCCAGAAGGCTTTGTGGAGTCCACCCAGATAAGTGGAGAGGGCCGGGCACTGCTGACTGAGGCTGTAGACTGCAGGTGGTACATCAAGGCTCCACCAAGAAGTAGG ATCTACATGCGTTTTCTGGAGTACGAGATGCACAACTCAAATGAGTGCAAGCGCAACTTTGTTGCTATCTATGACGGCAGCAGTTCGGTTGAGCACCTGAAGAATAAATTCTGCTCCACGGTGGCCAACGATGTCATGCTGGTGTCCTCCGTGGGTGTTGTGAGACTGTGGGCAGACGAGGGAAGCAGAAAGAGCAAATTTAGGATCCTCTTCACAACCTTCCATGAAC ctccaTGTGAAGGAGAAACTTTCTTTTGCCATAGCAACATGTGCATCAACCACACCCTGGTCTGCAACGGTATCCAGAACTGTGTTTACCCATGGGATGAGAATCACTGCAAAG AGAAGAGGAAAGCCAGTATCCTGGACACACTGGATAACACAAACCTCACTATCATTGGAGTGACCTGCGGCCTGGTTGTCATCCTGCTCATCATCTCTGTCATCATCCAGATCAAACAGCCACGCAAGAAATACATCATCCGCAG AGATGACTTTGACCctgccctcctccaccctggtTTTGAGCCTCCTCACTATGAGCTCTGCACTCTGCGCCGCGCCCCCTCAGGTGACCTGACTGATGCCGCCCTGGCTGAGGACTTTGAGAAGTTCCACAAGCTCCAACGTTCCTCCTCCAAATGCATCCGCGACCACCACTGTGGCTCTTACCAGGGGAGCGTGCATGGCAGTGTCCACGGTAGCCGCAGCAATCTGAGCATGAGGGACGCTACCATCGCGGCTGATGGAGGGGCTCTTGTGCCGCCCCTGCCGCCAGTCATGGTGAGCCAGCAGTCACCGCGCCTTTCCCACCACACCACACCAGCAGGTCGAAGGAGCATCCTGGTGATGAAGCATAGCTACTCTCAGGATGGGGCAGAGGGGTACAGGGCGGAGGTGGATGATGATTTGATGAGAGATGATGGTCCCACCACCAGCCAGCACCACATGCACCACCATCAGATCCACCATGGCACGCCAGGGCTGGACCATGCTGTCCACCGTACACTGTCTAATGACTTCTGA
- the atpsckmt gene encoding ATP synthase subunit C lysine N-methyltransferase, whose product MSQEELYLDSAPAGELKSDVTEKKSRSRLGLVVTGVLGGSLVALYAVAAPFVAPALRKVCLPFVPATTAQVENVLRVLRARSGTLVDIGSGDGRIVIAAAKHGFQASGFELNPWLVWYSRYKALREGVHRSTSFHISDLWKVSFAQYSNVVIFGVPQMMEQLELKLANELPSTAKVVACRFPFPTWVPEHIAGEGIDTVWVYDAKTFKTHIQHGMTKRTTPEHEDTPESHT is encoded by the exons ATGTCACAGGAGGAGCTTTATCTCGACTCAGCACCGGCAGGAGAGTTAAAGAGTGATGTAACGGAGAAAAAGAGCCGAAGTCGACTCGGTCTCGTCGTCACAGGGGTGCTGGGAGGGTCGCTGGTCGCCCTGTACGCAGTGGCTGCACCGTTTGTcgctcctgctctgagaaaagTCTGTCTCCCGTTTGTCCCAGCGACCACAGCTCAGGTGGAGAATGTCCTCAGGGTGCTGCGAGCCAGATCAGGGACCCTGGTTGACATTGGGAGTGGAGATGGAAGGATA GTGATAGCTGCAGCCAAGCATGGCTTTCAGGCATCAGGCTTTGAGCTGAACCCCTGGCTGGTGTGGTATTCTCGCTATAAGGCCTTGAGAGAGGGAGTCCACCGCTCCACCTCCTTCCACATCTCCGACTTGTGGAAG GTCAGTTTTGCACAATACTCAAATGTCGTCATTTTTGGAGTCCCTCAAATG ATGGAACAGCTGGAGCTGAAGCTGGCAAACGAGTTACCGAGTACAGCCAAGGTGGTGGCCTGCCGCTTTCCCTTTCCCACTTGGGTCCCTGAACATATCGCCGGGGAGGGCATAGACACTGTGTGGGTGTACGATGCcaagacatttaaaacacacatacaacatgGAATGACAAAGAGGACGACACCAGAGCATGAAGACACACCAgagtcacacacataa